Part of the Sporosarcina sp. FSL K6-2383 genome is shown below.
ATGAAAACTGAAATAAATCATTTTTGTTCATTTTTGTCGAATTCCAATAATAGTAAGTTGTACGAAGTTTTACTCCCCGAAAAAATAAAGCTCGCTTTAATTGGAAATGGGGATATATTGGTATCATCATTAATGTATAAAAGATATGATCAGATTCAATTGATGGATGAAGTTGCAAAAGAACTAGGCTCTGAAAAAGTTACAAGATTAATGTTTTATGATGATTATGTTAGTACAGGAAGTCCAGGCAATGAAAAAAGGATTATCGAATTTAACATAGAGAACTATTATAGAAATAATCGCTTATGGAACGAAATAATTTTATCTGTATTCAAGAGATTTGGATATCAATTTTCAGATGGGATCATATTGTGGTTAGCAAATCATATCGAATATGCAATTTCATTAATTTATTTATATGAAGATTTATTAGAGAATGTAAGTGTGAGAAAAAGTGTTTTTATTTTGGATTATTTTAGGGATGAATATATTTTGTCTATGCTCCTCAATTCTAGGAATATCATTACTTATTCTATGCAGCATGGATTTTATACAGTGAACAAAAATATTGGAGATATAGGATCTTGGAACGAAATTTACTATTTGCACTCACCATCGAAATATAGGTTAGTTTGGGGAGAAAAATGGAGAAATGCGCTACATAGTTGGGGAGTTGATAATCAAAAAATAAAAGTCGTAGGGAATTTGAAATATAAAAAAATCAGTAGATTTAACTATGAACTATGTCGCGAAAACAACTTATTAATTATATTAAATTTGGATGAAAAGACAAACGAATTATTAATGGAATCAGCTAGAGTACTGAAGAGAAATACAAGGGTCGAAAATATTTATATTAAACCTCATCCTGAAACAAAAGGGAATTTGAAAGAAATAAATGAATTCACCCTAATCGAAGAAGGCTTTGTTAGTGATATTACTAAAGATTTTAATATTGTCATTTCAGCAAAATCTACAACCTACTTCGAAGAACTAATGAGAAGTAAAATAGCTTTTATGTATGACTCTGATAAGTCGTTAAGTGATAACTCATTTTCAGTTTTTTCAAGTATTCAAGAATTTGAGGAAATAATTAGATGTTTTCAAGAGAGAAAAGACTATCGAGAAAAATATACTAACGCTGTTAATATGGAATTAAAGGAATCCTTTGCTGAAATAAACCTAACGTCATTAATCTAAAATCCTAGATTACTGAAACTGAGTTTTTAGCTGAATAGTCAAAAAAATGAAAAGGAAGTGTTGGTTGAATGACAATGAAGGGGATAATTTTAGCAGGGGGGCATGGGACAAGACTCCACCCACTAACAGCAACAATCTCAAAGCAAGCATTGCCTATCTATGATAAACCTATGATTTATTATTCGTTATCTGTTTTAATGTTAGCGGGTATAAAAGAAATATTAATAATCTCAACACCAAGAGATATTAGTTTATTTATGAACATGTTTTCTGATGGTAAAGAGTTGGGATTAAAGATTGAATATAAAATCCAAGAAAAACCAGAAGGATTACCACAGGCATTTATTTTAGGGGAAGATTTTATTGGTGAAGATGATGTAGCATTAATATTAGGAGATAATATTTTCTTTGGGCAGGGTATTTCAGAAATTTTGAAAGGGTCTATTTCAAATCTTAGTGGTGCTACAATATTCGGTTATCAGGTCAAGGACCCCGAACGTTTTGGTGTAGTGGAATTTGATAATAATAACAATGTTAAATCAATAATTGAGAAACCAACTAATCCTAGATCAAATTATGCTGTAACCGGATTATATTTCTATGAAAATGATGTGATTGAAAAGGCTAAAAGTCTGAACCATTCCTCAAGAGGGGAATTAGAAATTACAGATTTAAACAATTTGTTTCTAAAGGAAAATAGGCTGAAGGTTAAGTTATTAGGACGTGGATTTGCATGGCTTGACACGGGAACTTTTGAATCCTTATTAAATGCAGCACAATTCGTTGAAACGATAGAAGTTCGTCAAGGCTTTAAAATTGCTTGTATCGAAGAAATAGCATATAGAAAAGGATATATTGATAAAAATCAATTGCTGGAATTAGCTAATAAATATAGTAAATCTGATTACGGAAAATATTTATTAGATATTGCTAATGAAAAGAGGTAAATATATGAAAAAGGTTTTAGTGACAGGAGGAGCTGGTTTTATTGGGGCTAACTTCTTGCAATACATTACTAAAGAATATAGCGATTATGTTATAATAAACATAGATAATTTGACATATGCAAGTGATTTTACAAATATCCAAGATCTAGAGAAGTTAGGAAATTATCAATTTTTAAAAGTAGACATTTGTGATGAAAAAAGTGTGTCAAAAATAATTAAAACGAATGAAATTGATACAATTATCCATTTCGCTGCTGAGTCTCATGTTGATAATTCAATTGAAAACCCATATATTTTTGCCGAAACAAATATCATGGGGACACTAAATTTATTACAAGCGGCATATAAAGAATGGTTTAGTAAGCCATTTGAGATAAAAGAAAAATATCGTAATTCACGTTTTATTCATGTTTCAACAGATGAGGTATACGGAACGCTGGAAGATAAGGGATATTTTACTGAAGAGTCAAACTATATGCCCAATAGTCCATATAGTGCGAGTAAAGCAGCTTCCGATTTATTAGTGAGAAGCTATTTCCATACCTATGGAATGAATGTGATTACAACAAATTGCTCCAATAATTTTGGTCCTTTTCAAAATAAAGAAAAATTAATTCCGAAAATTATTTTTAATGCATTAAATGATTTAGTAATCCCAATTTATGGGGATGGTAGTAATGTTCGTGATTGGCTACATGTATCAGACCATTGCGCAGCAATAAGCGCAATACTGCAAAATGGGGAAGTTGGCGAAACATACTTAATTGGCGATAATAATGAGAAAACGAACCTACAAATTGTTCATGCTATATGTGATGTTTTAGATAGAAAAGTACCTAAGGAAGTTTCCTATCGAAATCAAATTCAATTTGTAGCTGATCGTGCTGGCCATGATTATCGTTATGCAATCGACTCTTCAAAAGTTCAGCGGGAAGTAGGCTGGAAGCCCCGAATGACATTTGAAAAAGCATTAGAACACACAATTGATTGGTATTTACAAAAAATATTGTAGTGAGGGATAAAATGACTAATCATTTAATAAAATTAAAAGATATTAGTGATGAAAGAGGCAGTCTAATTACAATAGAAAACTTAAAGGAAATACCATTCGAAGTGAGACGTGTATATTACTTATATAATTTAACTGCTGATAAAGCTAGAGGATTTCATGCCCATAAAAAATTAAAACAACTTTTTATATGTGTACATGGGTCTTGTAAAGTTTTATTGGATGATGGGATCAGTAAGAAAGAATACCATTTAACGAACCCAAATCAGGCTGTCTTGTGTGATAGTTTAGTTTGGCGTGAAATGTTTGACTTCAGTAATGATTGTGTATTTTTAGTGCTAGCCGATCAATTTTTCGATGAAGAAGATTATATTAGAGATTATGCTCAATTTTTAGAATTTCAAAAAGGGGAAATCTCATGATAAAATTTTTAGATTTAAAAAAAATAAATATACGTTATGAAACTGAATACTTGGAAATAATGAAGAGTTTTTTAAATAGCGGTTGGTATATAAACGGTGATATGTTGGAGAAATTTGAACAAGAGTTTTCAAAGTACTGTGGAACAAAATATGGTATTGGAGTAAGTAATGGACTTGATGCTTTGAAACTAATGTTGCAATCCTATGATATTGGAGAAGGGGACGAAGTAATTGTTCCAGCAAATACTTATATTGCAACGATTTTAGCAATCACACAAGTAGGTGCTACTCCTGTATTAGTAGAACCAAATTTCCAATCATTTAATATTACGTTAGCCAACATTGAAGAGTCTGTTACAGAAAAAACAAAAGCTGTAATTATTGTCCACTTATACGGTCGGATTGTGACCGAGGTTAAGGAAATTAAAGAGTTCTGTCAAAAAAACAATTTGAAGTTATTTGAAGATGCAGCACAGTCTCATGGTGCCGAATTAGATGAAGTTAAAGCGGGGAATTTTGGAGACGCTGCTGCATTTAGTTTTTATCCCGGAAAAAACTTAGGTGCTTTGGGAGATGCAGGAGCGATCACGACAAATGATTTGAGTATTGCCAAAAAACTTTATGCTTTAAGAAATTACGGTTCGTTTGTGAAATATGAAAACGTATATCAGGGCTATAATCATCGATTGGATGAATTGCAAGCTGGTTTTTTATCACTTAAGCTAAAGGATTTAGATAAAGACAATGAGATTAGACGAGAGATTGCAGCTAGCTATATAAAAGGAATTAACAATCCGCTTATTTCGTTACCAATCCCAAGTGAAAGAAAGGAAAACGTGTGGCATGTATTTCCTATACTTGTGAAAAATCGCTCTGCTTTTATAGAGTATATGAAGGAAAATGGTGTTGAAACATTAATTCACTACCCGATACCTCCACATAGGCAACAGGCCTACAGGGAGCTGAATGATTTACATTTTGAGATAACGGAAAGTATTCATGAAAACATTGTAAGTCTTCCAATTTCTCCTGTGCATACGTATGAGGAAATTGAAAGTGTTATAGCGATTGTAAATCGTTATAAAGCTTGAACTAACTTTCAGTAAGTATTAATCTGAATTATAGAGAAGGTGGGGGAGGAATGCATCAAGTTGTTTTAGAAGGAGAAGTTGTGAATTTAAAACCCTACAGCCCATCAGATAGAGAAAAGGTAATTGAACTAAGAAATACAGCCAGAGGGCAGTACTTCTTAAATCAAGGATTCGTTTCTACTATTGAAACACAAGTGGAATGGGAAAAGGGATATTTCTCCCGAGATAATGATTTTTATTGGATTATTGAATGTAAAGAAACAAAAGAAATGATTGGTACTACGGCTTTATATGATATAACTGATCAAGATGCTGAAAAAGGCCGATTAATCGTTGATGAGAAAAAATCTATGAGGAAGCCTTATGTGTTAGAAGCAGAATTATTAATACTTAAATATGCATTTGAGAATTTGAAGCTCCGTCATTTAATAACACGAACAAAATTAGACAATGATAAGATGAAATCTATTAATATACGTTTTGGCTTTAAAAAAACAGGTGAGTGTATTATAAATCAAGAGGTATATGAACATTTCTTATTAGAAGATTATCATCCTGATTCTCTATTAAAATACCAATCAATTGTGACTAAATGGAGAAAAAAAGAGGAGAAAAAATGAACGAACAACCACTAGTAAGTCTAATAATTTCTGCTTATAATCATGAGAAATATATTGAAGAATGTTTAGAAAGTATAATGAATCAAACATACAAAAATATTGAACTGATTTTGTTTAATGATGGGTCAAAGGATAGTACCCATGAAAAAATTTTAGGTTTCAAATCTAAGTTAAAAGAACGGTTCACCGCATTTGAGTATATTAACAAAGAGAATGAGGGAATTAGTAAAAACTTTAATATAGGCATTAAAAAAGCAAAAGGAAAATATATTAAAACATTTGCGTCAGATGATTTTCTATTCGAAAATGCAATCGAATTATTAGTGAATGGTTTAGAAAATGAGCCGGATTTTGATATTGCCTATGCGGATGGCTATTATGTCTATGCCGAAAATGAGCGTTTGATTGAAAAGGATTTAACAAAATGTGTTAAATTTTCTGGGAAAGCTACATATATTTCTGGAAATATTCATGACCATTTATATGATATTTTACCACATATGTCCTCTTGGACAGTTTTATTTAAAAAGGAATGTTTTGATAAGTATGGACTGTATGATGAAAATTTAAGATGTGAGGATATGGATCTTTACTTGAGATTTTCGAAGGAAAGCAAATTCTTATATTTAGAAAATGATGTTGCTATACATCGCTTACATGATAACAATGCAGGTTTCATTCCAGAGATTATGATTTCTAGTGTTGAACGAATGATTGAAAAATATACACAATCCAATTTCTTTGAAAGTGAATTGCATAAGCGGAAATTAGAGAGATGGTTAATTTTCACCAAACGAGTGTTGTTACCCCTAAACTTTAGTCACCTAGACATTGGAAACAAAAAAGTATTTGTATGGGGCACAGGTGAATACTGTAAAAATAACATTCATTTAGTTAACAATGAGATAGAGTTTTTCCTTGACTCCAATCTCCAAAAAGTAAATACAGAATTTATGGGTAAGCTAGTTAAGCATCCTAATGAGATACTGAACTATAAATCTAGTGAAATCTTTATTTTAGTATTGAGTACATTTGTCGATGAGATATTTGAATGGTTAGAGGATAATGGATTGAAGTTAGGGGAGAATTATTATTAGTTCTTTAATTCTGAAACCAGAAGTATCATTTGTAATGCCCTTTTATAATAACAAAAGAGATTTAGAAAAGGCGATAAAGGGTGTTTTGGATAATACAACGGATTCCACCGAGGCCGAGCTAATTTTAGTTGATGATGGTAGTGAAGATGGTAGTATTCGAATAGCGCAATATTACACAGAGAAATATGATTTTATCAAACTACTTGTAAATGAAGAGAACTTGGGGCCGGCAAAAGCATTAAAAAAAGCACTCCAATTTGCTACTGGAGAGATTATTATCTTCACTGCTGCCGATGATATTTCATTTAAGAATCGTACTAGCGAAGTCGTAAATATTTTTCGCGAATATGAGGATGTTGGCATTGTTGTTAGTGAGGCAGAGATTATTAATGAGGCTGATCTTCCAACAGGAGAATATTATAGTTTGCCAAGTAGTTTAAACATTGGTAATGCTTTTCTTTATCAGTTAAAGAGAAATTATTGTCTTGGAGCTACAATGTCTATTCGAAATAGACAGGATTTATTTGCTAAAGAAAACTTTTTGGAATTGATTGATGACTATCAGATTAGTTTAGATTATCTGTTAGCTGGGTGGAAGATATATCCTCTAAAAGAGGTTCTTTTACAATATCGTGTGCATAACCAAAGTGTTAGTTCTCGAAAGAAAGACCTTCATTTAAAAACATTGTCCACTTTAACTCAATATGCCGCTGAGAAAATTGATAAAGTACTCATTAGCTCAGGAGTTTTAAAAGATGAAGCAAGTTTAGCATTGGGGATTTTTGAATTATTCAAGGGAAATCGAGCAAAAGCGGAAAATTATTTCAATAGAATTGATGTTTTGTCAAACACCTTAGATAGGCAGTCTAGAGTTGAATA
Proteins encoded:
- the rfbA gene encoding glucose-1-phosphate thymidylyltransferase RfbA encodes the protein MKGIILAGGHGTRLHPLTATISKQALPIYDKPMIYYSLSVLMLAGIKEILIISTPRDISLFMNMFSDGKELGLKIEYKIQEKPEGLPQAFILGEDFIGEDDVALILGDNIFFGQGISEILKGSISNLSGATIFGYQVKDPERFGVVEFDNNNNVKSIIEKPTNPRSNYAVTGLYFYENDVIEKAKSLNHSSRGELEITDLNNLFLKENRLKVKLLGRGFAWLDTGTFESLLNAAQFVETIEVRQGFKIACIEEIAYRKGYIDKNQLLELANKYSKSDYGKYLLDIANEKR
- a CDS encoding DegT/DnrJ/EryC1/StrS family aminotransferase, which codes for MIKFLDLKKINIRYETEYLEIMKSFLNSGWYINGDMLEKFEQEFSKYCGTKYGIGVSNGLDALKLMLQSYDIGEGDEVIVPANTYIATILAITQVGATPVLVEPNFQSFNITLANIEESVTEKTKAVIIVHLYGRIVTEVKEIKEFCQKNNLKLFEDAAQSHGAELDEVKAGNFGDAAAFSFYPGKNLGALGDAGAITTNDLSIAKKLYALRNYGSFVKYENVYQGYNHRLDELQAGFLSLKLKDLDKDNEIRREIAASYIKGINNPLISLPIPSERKENVWHVFPILVKNRSAFIEYMKENGVETLIHYPIPPHRQQAYRELNDLHFEITESIHENIVSLPISPVHTYEEIESVIAIVNRYKA
- a CDS encoding FdtA/QdtA family cupin domain-containing protein; amino-acid sequence: MTNHLIKLKDISDERGSLITIENLKEIPFEVRRVYYLYNLTADKARGFHAHKKLKQLFICVHGSCKVLLDDGISKKEYHLTNPNQAVLCDSLVWREMFDFSNDCVFLVLADQFFDEEDYIRDYAQFLEFQKGEIS
- a CDS encoding glycosyltransferase — encoded protein: MKPEVSFVMPFYNNKRDLEKAIKGVLDNTTDSTEAELILVDDGSEDGSIRIAQYYTEKYDFIKLLVNEENLGPAKALKKALQFATGEIIIFTAADDISFKNRTSEVVNIFREYEDVGIVVSEAEIINEADLPTGEYYSLPSSLNIGNAFLYQLKRNYCLGATMSIRNRQDLFAKENFLELIDDYQISLDYLLAGWKIYPLKEVLLQYRVHNQSVSSRKKDLHLKTLSTLTQYAAEKIDKVLISSGVLKDEASLALGIFELFKGNRAKAENYFNRIDVLSNTLDRQSRVEYYFYQGIFKYERNEIGEALKDWKEVLRLQPNNFVVLNNLGVLLLSTDKGEAERLIKEACDLNPSYLDGHTNLKMITNDLAGELLITQRLLSNSLIKRNNYLKES
- a CDS encoding GNAT family N-acetyltransferase, with amino-acid sequence MHQVVLEGEVVNLKPYSPSDREKVIELRNTARGQYFLNQGFVSTIETQVEWEKGYFSRDNDFYWIIECKETKEMIGTTALYDITDQDAEKGRLIVDEKKSMRKPYVLEAELLILKYAFENLKLRHLITRTKLDNDKMKSINIRFGFKKTGECIINQEVYEHFLLEDYHPDSLLKYQSIVTKWRKKEEKK
- the rfbB gene encoding dTDP-glucose 4,6-dehydratase; this translates as MKKVLVTGGAGFIGANFLQYITKEYSDYVIINIDNLTYASDFTNIQDLEKLGNYQFLKVDICDEKSVSKIIKTNEIDTIIHFAAESHVDNSIENPYIFAETNIMGTLNLLQAAYKEWFSKPFEIKEKYRNSRFIHVSTDEVYGTLEDKGYFTEESNYMPNSPYSASKAASDLLVRSYFHTYGMNVITTNCSNNFGPFQNKEKLIPKIIFNALNDLVIPIYGDGSNVRDWLHVSDHCAAISAILQNGEVGETYLIGDNNEKTNLQIVHAICDVLDRKVPKEVSYRNQIQFVADRAGHDYRYAIDSSKVQREVGWKPRMTFEKALEHTIDWYLQKIL
- a CDS encoding glycosyltransferase — its product is MNEQPLVSLIISAYNHEKYIEECLESIMNQTYKNIELILFNDGSKDSTHEKILGFKSKLKERFTAFEYINKENEGISKNFNIGIKKAKGKYIKTFASDDFLFENAIELLVNGLENEPDFDIAYADGYYVYAENERLIEKDLTKCVKFSGKATYISGNIHDHLYDILPHMSSWTVLFKKECFDKYGLYDENLRCEDMDLYLRFSKESKFLYLENDVAIHRLHDNNAGFIPEIMISSVERMIEKYTQSNFFESELHKRKLERWLIFTKRVLLPLNFSHLDIGNKKVFVWGTGEYCKNNIHLVNNEIEFFLDSNLQKVNTEFMGKLVKHPNEILNYKSSEIFILVLSTFVDEIFEWLEDNGLKLGENYY